In Luteibacter mycovicinus, a genomic segment contains:
- a CDS encoding MFS transporter, which yields MPSTDVIDTPISTDVHALPTDRPALAPAEPSSKARYRGLIWLVSAAFFMQALDSTIVNTAVPAISHALEVTPLSMRTALTSYVLTLAIFIPMSPWLCDRFGTRRVFGGAILVFALGSLLCGVAQSLPQLVASRIVQGLGGAALMPVGRYVLVRSIDRREFVSSMTTVATFGLLGSVVGPLVGGALVEFTNWRLIFLINVPVGIVGLLLNRREMPDYRLDTAHRFDTLGFILFAGASALLLMAAETAGGDGHWPLVLGYAVAAIATGMLYVRHSRRTEFPVSDLSLLKVRSVWVSLAGNLFTRLGVSGMYLLLVLFLQIGCGWSPLVAGMMMVPQAIGSISVKPFINRLLTQFGYRRLLLGNTIAVSAVLCSFALLSADTPAWVTVIFVYVYGAVMSLQYTSMNTLAYVDLDVQYASQASSMASTAQYLSMSFGIALASLLMAGFLGSHNAQGYVWAFRWSVIVLGLITLSASWIFSRLHDPRTAPDRSSTPGKP from the coding sequence ATGCCCTCGACCGACGTCATTGACACCCCCATTTCGACCGACGTCCACGCCCTACCCACCGATCGACCGGCCCTCGCTCCGGCAGAGCCGTCCAGCAAGGCGCGTTATCGCGGCCTGATCTGGCTGGTGTCAGCCGCATTCTTCATGCAGGCGCTGGATTCGACGATCGTCAACACCGCGGTGCCCGCCATCTCCCACGCGCTGGAGGTGACGCCGCTGAGCATGCGCACCGCCCTCACCAGCTACGTACTGACGCTGGCGATCTTCATCCCGATGAGCCCCTGGCTGTGCGATCGCTTCGGCACACGCCGCGTGTTCGGCGGCGCGATCCTGGTCTTCGCGCTGGGCTCATTGCTGTGCGGTGTGGCCCAGAGCCTGCCGCAGCTGGTCGCCTCGCGTATCGTCCAGGGCCTGGGCGGCGCGGCGCTGATGCCGGTGGGTCGCTACGTACTGGTGCGCAGTATCGATCGCCGGGAGTTCGTCAGTTCGATGACGACGGTGGCCACCTTCGGCCTGCTGGGATCGGTGGTCGGCCCGCTGGTCGGCGGCGCGCTGGTCGAGTTCACCAACTGGCGGCTGATCTTCCTTATCAATGTCCCGGTCGGCATCGTCGGACTGCTGCTGAATCGCCGCGAGATGCCGGACTACCGGCTGGATACCGCGCACCGTTTCGATACGCTGGGCTTCATCCTGTTTGCCGGCGCATCGGCGCTGCTGCTGATGGCCGCCGAGACCGCCGGTGGCGACGGCCACTGGCCCCTCGTGCTCGGTTATGCGGTTGCCGCGATCGCGACGGGCATGCTTTACGTCCGGCATAGCCGTCGTACCGAGTTCCCGGTGAGCGACCTATCGCTGCTGAAGGTGCGCAGCGTGTGGGTTTCGCTGGCCGGCAACCTGTTCACGCGGCTGGGCGTTTCCGGCATGTATCTGCTGCTGGTGCTGTTCCTGCAGATCGGTTGCGGCTGGTCGCCCCTTGTAGCCGGCATGATGATGGTGCCGCAGGCGATCGGCTCGATCTCGGTCAAGCCTTTCATCAACCGTCTGCTCACTCAGTTCGGCTATCGCCGCCTGCTGCTCGGCAACACCATCGCCGTCTCGGCCGTACTTTGCTCCTTCGCGCTGCTTTCGGCCGACACGCCGGCCTGGGTCACCGTCATTTTCGTCTACGTCTACGGCGCGGTGATGTCCTTGCAGTACACCTCGATGAACACGCTGGCCTATGTGGACCTGGACGTGCAGTACGCCTCGCAGGCGTCCTCGATGGCCTCGACCGCGCAGTATCTGTCGATGAGCTTCGGCATCGCGCTGGCATCCTTGCTGATGGCCGGTTTCCTCGGTTCGCATAACGCCCAGGGCTATGTCTGGGCGTTCCGCTGGTCGGTCATCGTGCTCGGGCTGATCACCCTCAGTGCCAGCTGGATCTTCAGCCGTCTGCACGATCCGCGGACGGCACCCGATCGCTCTTCGACGCCTGGTAAGCCGTAA
- a CDS encoding cryptochrome/photolyase family protein, with amino-acid sequence MTTAILWFRRDLRLADNPALVEAMKAHDHVVPLYIHAPEEEGEWAPGAAGRWWLHHSLAALDASLGAHRGSLQILQGSSLDSLRAAIEATGATAVYFNRLYEPKVIRRDKAVRKALEEDGIDVASFNASLWCEPWDIATKQDEPYRVFTPFWRNLRTRIDEVGPVEAPSPMHLAGLPTSMALDDLALLPTLDWARGFDEWTPGERGAHEMLELFADDAVGHYVEGRDLPARHGTSRMSPHLHWGEISPLQIAAGLRAHAARTKKKPDIEPYLRQLGWREFAHHLLFHFPKTPKENFNPKFNRFPWAKRDAHALRRWKQGKTGIPIVDAGMRQLWATGWMHNRVRMLVASLLTKNMRQHWVLGSKWFWDTLVDADLANNALGWQWVAGSGADAAPYFRIFNPVTQSEKFDKDGAYIRRWVPELRDAPGRLVHAPWEDEAFLKASGYPRPLVDLKATRDDALTAYQASKSDRVPSADRADG; translated from the coding sequence GGCGATGAAGGCGCACGACCACGTCGTGCCGCTGTACATCCACGCCCCGGAGGAGGAGGGCGAGTGGGCACCCGGCGCCGCCGGGCGCTGGTGGCTGCACCATTCCCTCGCGGCGCTCGATGCCTCGCTTGGCGCACATCGCGGGTCGCTGCAGATTCTGCAGGGGTCGAGCCTCGATTCGCTGCGCGCAGCCATCGAGGCCACCGGCGCCACGGCCGTGTACTTCAACCGGCTCTACGAACCGAAGGTCATCCGTCGCGACAAGGCCGTGCGCAAGGCGCTGGAGGAGGACGGTATCGACGTCGCCTCGTTCAACGCGTCGCTGTGGTGCGAGCCCTGGGACATCGCCACGAAGCAGGACGAGCCCTACCGGGTGTTCACGCCGTTCTGGCGCAACCTCCGCACGCGGATCGACGAGGTCGGGCCGGTCGAGGCGCCGTCCCCCATGCACCTGGCGGGCCTGCCGACGTCGATGGCGCTGGACGACCTGGCGCTGTTGCCGACACTCGACTGGGCCAGAGGCTTCGACGAATGGACGCCGGGCGAGCGGGGCGCTCACGAGATGCTCGAACTCTTTGCCGACGATGCCGTGGGCCACTACGTGGAAGGTCGCGACCTGCCTGCGAGGCATGGCACGTCAAGGATGTCGCCGCATCTGCACTGGGGTGAGATATCGCCCCTCCAGATCGCCGCGGGTCTGCGCGCCCACGCGGCAAGGACGAAGAAAAAGCCCGACATCGAGCCCTATCTGCGGCAGCTCGGCTGGCGCGAGTTCGCGCATCACCTGCTGTTCCACTTCCCCAAAACCCCGAAAGAAAACTTCAACCCGAAGTTCAACCGATTCCCCTGGGCGAAGCGCGATGCGCACGCGTTGCGCCGCTGGAAGCAGGGCAAGACGGGCATCCCCATCGTCGATGCGGGCATGCGGCAGCTCTGGGCCACCGGCTGGATGCACAACCGCGTGCGCATGCTGGTCGCCAGCCTGCTGACGAAGAACATGCGTCAGCACTGGGTGCTGGGCTCGAAGTGGTTCTGGGACACGCTGGTCGACGCGGACCTGGCCAACAACGCTCTGGGCTGGCAGTGGGTGGCGGGCAGCGGCGCCGATGCCGCGCCGTACTTCCGTATCTTCAACCCGGTGACGCAGTCGGAGAAATTCGACAAGGACGGGGCATACATCCGGCGCTGGGTGCCTGAGCTTCGCGATGCGCCCGGACGCCTGGTGCATGCGCCGTGGGAAGACGAAGCGTTCCTGAAGGCGTCGGGCTACCCGCGCCCGCTGGTCGACCTGAAGGCCACGCGCGACGACGCGCTTACGGCTTACCAGGCGTCGAAGAGCGATCGGGTGCCGTCCGCGGATCGTGCAGACGGCTGA